CACTCTGAAGCTTATTAAGTGGCTTCAGAGAAGGAAActgctaaaaacaaaaattaaatgcagAATATGCCATCAGaacatgaaaatgaagaaaaggGCAAACAGTGGAGATCAACATGCttggtaagtaaaaaaaaaaaaaaaaaaaaaatatatatatatatatatatatatatatatatatatatatatatatctcatgATAGCCCTAAAAAAGTGGGTTtttggattatatatatatatatatatatatatatatatatatagtttattgaatattatatattcattattatacagtttatatatatatacagtttattaattatgtcaatatttatttaattgtttacaaTAGAATTTGTTAACAAGCAGTACATGAGGGAAGGGCAAAACAAATGTCTGTCAGCCACAAATCAATCTTCAGTGGATCAAAGATCTCCTTCAGCAAGTAGATGCAGTTCATGTACAGgtagtaatataaatatgtacaatGATGGCCAAAATTATTAGAACCATAGTGTTTTTACCAGCTAAAAAATGGTGTCAGTAGGAAATTTCAGTTTACATTTCCAAACATTAATTTTGCCATTGATTGTAATAATCCAGTGATCcatccatttttgttttgtctgacAGCAGCCAGTGCTCCACTCAGAGATCTtatcccatcatcatcatcattttccaGTTCTTCAGGAATGACATGAAGAAACAGAACAAACTGAGACAGACTAAACCCAGAAGAACTGTGACAATGTCGCCAAGATGCTTCAAGAAACCTACCTGCATACTGCAGTACTGTTAAcagttttatgcatttttttttcattgattcatttaaaacaacttttgcCTTTGCAGGTAGGTCTCTTAAAGCATCTTGGAGACATTGCCACAGTTCTTCTGGATTTAGTCTGTCTTTTGTTCAGACTAAATACAGTTTGTTCTGTTCTGGATGATAATGAGAACAGATCCTGTGTGGCTGTTGTCAAACTCTTTGTGCAAACAAAAATCTTACAATTTATGGCAGAATAAATGTTTGGAAATGTAATCTGATATTTCCTACTGACACACTAcagcaaacaatacaaataACTGACCTTAAACCATTTTAGCTGGTTAAAATGCTAGTGTTCAAATAATTTTGGCCACCACTGCATATTATAAACTTGCTTTGTTGCCATTCTCTTAATAGAATAATATtatctataataatataataatattctgtaataataataagaagaaacatTTGTATAATGCATATAATGtcaattattttacataaaggCATTCATTTACCTTACATGTTCTATTTGCCCATAAAGGTTTTGTCAGGGTCTACGGTTACGCCAGATAGACATGATGGATGACAGAATTGCAAGTAGTTCAGCTACTCTTACTAAAATGGCAAAGAAAATAAGGGAGGTCTGTGTCACAGCAGTTGAAAGGATGAGAAGGCGTACAGGCCAGCAAATTGGTGGAAGAAGGGAGTTTGTTGTGATCGACGAAAGCCATTTTCATCACAAAAGAAAGGTATGTTATAGCAATAGttcatgtaaataaatgtgtaaaatggctatttttttatgtctgtatttgttgtgttttttctccATTAGTATGGTAAAGAAAGAATGGCTGGAGGGTGGAAAAGAAAGAAGTGGGTTTTTGGGATGTTAGGTGTGAAATATCATCAGCagcaaaaatctaaaaaaccTATTCTATGTCTTCTGGAGAGAAGATCTCGAAGAGATCTAGTGCCCTTGGTTGCGCATCATGTGAGGCCTGGGTCATCAATTATCAGTGACGAGTGGCGTGCTTATCGCATACTCCCTGAACTAGGGTACAACCATCACACTGTCAACCACAGCAGGTGGTATGTAGATCCCCACACTGGTGCCCATACCCAACATATTGAGAGGGCCTGGAGATCCTACAAGGAGCAGATTGGAGGCTTAGAGGAAATCGCACAGAGAGTTTGCTTTCTGACCACCTTGCAGTGATTAAGTGGAATGAATGGCTGGCGAAGAAACACTCTGATGGTGCATTTGGCAGATTGATTCATGACATTTCAAGGAAGTACAAGTAGTGAAATGTAATAGTTtgaaatgtagatttttttttgttttatttttattttttgcttttatcaAAATTTTGTGTGGCTTTTTTGCCACTTCTTTGTGATTCACTGTTTGCACAATCACCCAGCCATGAAacaaacttttttgttgttgttgttgttaatttagttacttttgttgcttatttagtaattttttctattttatatctGACACTGCAgaagtatattttaaattttatttcattcaaacATTCATCAAAAGCATATTTGTAGTTTCATTTTTACAGaggtttatttttcatattaaattattttatattaatttatatgtacagttgtatgtttttttttttttgcatcttgaaataaatatttttatgtttccctctgtgttgtgttttcctttttctgtttaGAAGATAAAAGTGGGTTTAAATCTCGTTTGTAAACCCTTTACAAGGCATAAATAGTCCTCACTTTAGATGAGCTCACAAAAACCATTACCTGACA
The DNA window shown above is from Clarias gariepinus isolate MV-2021 ecotype Netherlands chromosome 5, CGAR_prim_01v2, whole genome shotgun sequence and carries:
- the LOC128524336 gene encoding uncharacterized protein LOC128524336; translated protein: MQFMYRFCQGLRLRQIDMMDDRIASSSATLTKMAKKIREVCVTAVERMRRRTGQQIGGRREFVVIDESHFHHKRKYGKERMAGGWKRKKWVFGMLGVKYHQQQKSKKPILCLLERRSRRDLVPLVAHHVRPGSSIISDEWRAYRILPELGYNHHTVNHSRWYVDPHTGAHTQHIERAWRSYKEQIGGLEEIAQRVCFLTTLQ